Proteins co-encoded in one Dreissena polymorpha isolate Duluth1 chromosome 12, UMN_Dpol_1.0, whole genome shotgun sequence genomic window:
- the LOC127853461 gene encoding interferon-inducible GTPase 1-like isoform X1, producing MSCVDCGSSMSSSWNYCHCVSDGNAIGSEEIEDDELFTEEETHEFESVLEKSGYAEHMNQLENTIDNYTKIQIKVAVSGSTGSGKSSLINTLRGLKANDKGAAKTGLVETTKEPTCYLFPNNQNFSLWDLPGVGSQNFPQDTYLDKVRFSDYDFIILVSSSCFTTEDAWLASEIITRFPQIKLFFIRTKIDTDLTNKEADLGRTLTYEEKVYEMKIIKDDICKNLAINGITDQNIFLVNNHKASEFEFGQFTEKIVIQVSSLKQNAFILSLDIQTAEIVPFKIKLLQKRIAKVSKQAAKAVVNIRKITTTISENDILNKEIHMYMQQLGINKQSVDKMAKMYDVSRSSNEVMKAIAFVTKRFEEKMKELKDKRETEKPSAWYSLPFIGRWMELRKYQKESYMILRNMLNACFEANKIVFNTVGQLLRR from the exons ATGTCTTGTGTCGATTGTGGATCTAGTATGAGCTCTTCATGGAACTATTGCCATTGTG TTTCAGATGGGAACGCTATAGGTAGCGAGGAGATTGAAGACGACGAACTG TTTACCGAAGAAGAGACACACGAATTTGAGTCGGTTCTCGAGAAAAGTGGTTATGCAGAGCACATGAATCAGCTAGAAAATACAATAGACAATTACACAAAGATTCAAATAAAGGTGGCAGTTTCTGGCTCTACGGGAAGCGGAAAATCAAGTCTGATTAACACTTTGAGAGGTCTTAAGGCTAACGACAAAGGCGCTGCAAAGACTGGCCTCGTTGAAACAACAAAAGAACCAACTTGTTATCTATTCCCAAACAACCAGAACTTTTCTCTGTGGGATTTGCCTGGGGTGGGATCGCAAAACTTCCCACAAGACACGTATCTAGATAAGGTCCGATTTAGTGATTATGATTTTATTATTCTTGTGTCTTCTTCGTGTTTTACCACCGAGGATGCATGGCTGGCGTCGGAAATCATTACCCGCTTTCCTCAAATAAAACTGTTCTTCATTAGAACAAAAATTGATACTGATCTGACAAATAAAGAAGCGGACCTGGGGAGAACATTGACATATGAAGAAAAAgtatatgaaatgaaaataattaaagatGATATATGCAAAAACCTTGCAATTAATGGCATAACCGatcaaaacatatttcttgttaataaCCATAAAGCATCCGAATTTGAGTTTGGTCAGTTTACAGAGAAGATTGTAATACAAGTCTCATCTCTAAAGCAAAATGCGTTTATTCTGTCATTAGATATTCAAACTGCAGAAATTGTTCCTTTTAAGATTAAATTACTGCAGAAAAGAATTGCGAAAGTCAGCAAACAGGCAGCAAAGGCGGTCGTAAACATCAGAAAAATAACCACAACAATATCAGAGAACGATATTCTTAACAAGGAGATTCACATGTATATGCAACAGTTAGGGATTAACAAACAATCGGTCGACAAAATGGCAAAAATGTATGACGTATCTAGATCTAGTAATGAAGtgatgaaagcaatagctttcgTCACGAAGCGTTTTGAAGAAAAAATGAAGGAGTTGAAAGATAAGCGAGAAACTGAAAAACCATCTGCGTGGTACAGTTTACCATTTATCGGTAGGTGGATGGAGTTGAGGAAATATCAAAAGGAATCTTACATGATTCTTAGAAACATGTTAAATGCATGTTTCGAAGCAAATAAAATTGTCTTTAATACTGTAGGCCAATTGTTAAGACGATGA
- the LOC127853461 gene encoding interferon-inducible GTPase 1-like isoform X2 codes for MSCVDCGSSMSSSWNYCHCDGNAIGSEEIEDDELFTEEETHEFESVLEKSGYAEHMNQLENTIDNYTKIQIKVAVSGSTGSGKSSLINTLRGLKANDKGAAKTGLVETTKEPTCYLFPNNQNFSLWDLPGVGSQNFPQDTYLDKVRFSDYDFIILVSSSCFTTEDAWLASEIITRFPQIKLFFIRTKIDTDLTNKEADLGRTLTYEEKVYEMKIIKDDICKNLAINGITDQNIFLVNNHKASEFEFGQFTEKIVIQVSSLKQNAFILSLDIQTAEIVPFKIKLLQKRIAKVSKQAAKAVVNIRKITTTISENDILNKEIHMYMQQLGINKQSVDKMAKMYDVSRSSNEVMKAIAFVTKRFEEKMKELKDKRETEKPSAWYSLPFIGRWMELRKYQKESYMILRNMLNACFEANKIVFNTVGQLLRR; via the exons ATGTCTTGTGTCGATTGTGGATCTAGTATGAGCTCTTCATGGAACTATTGCCATTGTG ATGGGAACGCTATAGGTAGCGAGGAGATTGAAGACGACGAACTG TTTACCGAAGAAGAGACACACGAATTTGAGTCGGTTCTCGAGAAAAGTGGTTATGCAGAGCACATGAATCAGCTAGAAAATACAATAGACAATTACACAAAGATTCAAATAAAGGTGGCAGTTTCTGGCTCTACGGGAAGCGGAAAATCAAGTCTGATTAACACTTTGAGAGGTCTTAAGGCTAACGACAAAGGCGCTGCAAAGACTGGCCTCGTTGAAACAACAAAAGAACCAACTTGTTATCTATTCCCAAACAACCAGAACTTTTCTCTGTGGGATTTGCCTGGGGTGGGATCGCAAAACTTCCCACAAGACACGTATCTAGATAAGGTCCGATTTAGTGATTATGATTTTATTATTCTTGTGTCTTCTTCGTGTTTTACCACCGAGGATGCATGGCTGGCGTCGGAAATCATTACCCGCTTTCCTCAAATAAAACTGTTCTTCATTAGAACAAAAATTGATACTGATCTGACAAATAAAGAAGCGGACCTGGGGAGAACATTGACATATGAAGAAAAAgtatatgaaatgaaaataattaaagatGATATATGCAAAAACCTTGCAATTAATGGCATAACCGatcaaaacatatttcttgttaataaCCATAAAGCATCCGAATTTGAGTTTGGTCAGTTTACAGAGAAGATTGTAATACAAGTCTCATCTCTAAAGCAAAATGCGTTTATTCTGTCATTAGATATTCAAACTGCAGAAATTGTTCCTTTTAAGATTAAATTACTGCAGAAAAGAATTGCGAAAGTCAGCAAACAGGCAGCAAAGGCGGTCGTAAACATCAGAAAAATAACCACAACAATATCAGAGAACGATATTCTTAACAAGGAGATTCACATGTATATGCAACAGTTAGGGATTAACAAACAATCGGTCGACAAAATGGCAAAAATGTATGACGTATCTAGATCTAGTAATGAAGtgatgaaagcaatagctttcgTCACGAAGCGTTTTGAAGAAAAAATGAAGGAGTTGAAAGATAAGCGAGAAACTGAAAAACCATCTGCGTGGTACAGTTTACCATTTATCGGTAGGTGGATGGAGTTGAGGAAATATCAAAAGGAATCTTACATGATTCTTAGAAACATGTTAAATGCATGTTTCGAAGCAAATAAAATTGTCTTTAATACTGTAGGCCAATTGTTAAGACGATGA
- the LOC127853461 gene encoding interferon-inducible GTPase 1-like isoform X3: protein MNQLENTIDNYTKIQIKVAVSGSTGSGKSSLINTLRGLKANDKGAAKTGLVETTKEPTCYLFPNNQNFSLWDLPGVGSQNFPQDTYLDKVRFSDYDFIILVSSSCFTTEDAWLASEIITRFPQIKLFFIRTKIDTDLTNKEADLGRTLTYEEKVYEMKIIKDDICKNLAINGITDQNIFLVNNHKASEFEFGQFTEKIVIQVSSLKQNAFILSLDIQTAEIVPFKIKLLQKRIAKVSKQAAKAVVNIRKITTTISENDILNKEIHMYMQQLGINKQSVDKMAKMYDVSRSSNEVMKAIAFVTKRFEEKMKELKDKRETEKPSAWYSLPFIGRWMELRKYQKESYMILRNMLNACFEANKIVFNTVGQLLRR from the coding sequence ATGAATCAGCTAGAAAATACAATAGACAATTACACAAAGATTCAAATAAAGGTGGCAGTTTCTGGCTCTACGGGAAGCGGAAAATCAAGTCTGATTAACACTTTGAGAGGTCTTAAGGCTAACGACAAAGGCGCTGCAAAGACTGGCCTCGTTGAAACAACAAAAGAACCAACTTGTTATCTATTCCCAAACAACCAGAACTTTTCTCTGTGGGATTTGCCTGGGGTGGGATCGCAAAACTTCCCACAAGACACGTATCTAGATAAGGTCCGATTTAGTGATTATGATTTTATTATTCTTGTGTCTTCTTCGTGTTTTACCACCGAGGATGCATGGCTGGCGTCGGAAATCATTACCCGCTTTCCTCAAATAAAACTGTTCTTCATTAGAACAAAAATTGATACTGATCTGACAAATAAAGAAGCGGACCTGGGGAGAACATTGACATATGAAGAAAAAgtatatgaaatgaaaataattaaagatGATATATGCAAAAACCTTGCAATTAATGGCATAACCGatcaaaacatatttcttgttaataaCCATAAAGCATCCGAATTTGAGTTTGGTCAGTTTACAGAGAAGATTGTAATACAAGTCTCATCTCTAAAGCAAAATGCGTTTATTCTGTCATTAGATATTCAAACTGCAGAAATTGTTCCTTTTAAGATTAAATTACTGCAGAAAAGAATTGCGAAAGTCAGCAAACAGGCAGCAAAGGCGGTCGTAAACATCAGAAAAATAACCACAACAATATCAGAGAACGATATTCTTAACAAGGAGATTCACATGTATATGCAACAGTTAGGGATTAACAAACAATCGGTCGACAAAATGGCAAAAATGTATGACGTATCTAGATCTAGTAATGAAGtgatgaaagcaatagctttcgTCACGAAGCGTTTTGAAGAAAAAATGAAGGAGTTGAAAGATAAGCGAGAAACTGAAAAACCATCTGCGTGGTACAGTTTACCATTTATCGGTAGGTGGATGGAGTTGAGGAAATATCAAAAGGAATCTTACATGATTCTTAGAAACATGTTAAATGCATGTTTCGAAGCAAATAAAATTGTCTTTAATACTGTAGGCCAATTGTTAAGACGATGA